The following proteins are encoded in a genomic region of Magallana gigas chromosome 1, xbMagGiga1.1, whole genome shotgun sequence:
- the LOC105323597 gene encoding uncharacterized protein gives MTENPAILVLDGTYIYVQKSGNFSFSRRSYSLHKHRPLVKLMLVVTTTGYIVSVLGPYLADSKNSDANILNHMIRSNAEQMKEWVREGDIFVVDRGFRDSGEILNDLGITMEMPTFLPKGATQLQTKDANCSRLVTKIRWVVESANSRLKTWRLLDKTLPNTQIPSIGDYAQIICALCNKFRPPLSSGTFEKDIEIAAKMKVLARSSNELQTLIIDQGLDRRSYKWTPLDAAEACPLFPRLSEDEIRELTLGVYQVKLARAYTQEHCSHDGSYDILVNSDVPMILSAKIQSRHISAKSYKLWIKYSCSIVEGWYCTCKNGSRVVGMCAHITSVIWYLSYMRHEASPLKGNPNWADTIEDASRIPTIDESDSDDPEE, from the exons ATGACAGAGAACCCCGCCATACTTGTTCTCGACGGAACATATATTTATGTGCAGAAAAGTGGGAACTTTTCATTTTCGAGACGATCCTACAGCCTACACAAACACAGGCCTTTGGTGAAGCTTATGCTTGTCGTCACAACTACCGGGTACATTGTTTCGGTGCTAGGTCCGTATCTAGCCGATTCGAAGAACAGCGACGCAAATATTCTTAATCACATGATCAGGTCAAATGCTGAACAAATGAAAGAGTGGGTCAGAGAAGGTGATATCTTCGTTGTGGACAGGGGTTTCAGGGACTCGGGTGAAATACTAAACGACCTTGGTATAACTATGGAGATGCCCACGTTCCTACCTAAAGGGGCCACGCAGCTGCAGACCAAAGATGCCAATTGCTCGAGGCTTGTAACAAAG ATCAGATGGGTAGTCGAATCGGCGAATAGCAGACTGAAGACCTGGCGACTGCTTGATAAAACCCTCCCAAACACGCAGATCCCAAGTATTGGAGATTATGCCCAAATCATTTGTGCATTATGCAACAAATTCAGGCCACCTCTTAGCAGCGGAACTTTTGAAAAAGATATTGAGATAGCCgcaaaaatgaaagttttggcAAGGTCATCAAATGAACTTCAAACGCTCATAATTGACCAAG GACTAGATCGGAGATCATATAAATGGACTCCATTAGACGCAGCAGAGGCATGTCCGTTATTCCCTCGACTGAGTGAGGATGAAATCCGGGAGCTGACTCTTGGTGTATACCAGGTTAAATTGGCCCGCGCTTACACCCAAGAACATTGTAGTCATGATGGAAGTTATGACATTCTTGTAAACAGTGACGTACCAATGATCCTTTCTGCAAAAATACAGAGTCGCCACATCTCTGCCAAAAGCTACAAGCTTTGGATCAAGTACAGCTGCAGTATTGTTGAAGGGTGGTATTGCACATGTAAAAACGGAAGTAGAGTGGTGGGCATGTGTGCTCACATTACAAGTGTGATATGGTATCTTTCTTATATGCGACATGAAGCCAGCCCGCTCAAGGGCAATCCAAACTGGGCAGACACCATCGAGGATGCTTCAAGGATTCCAACAATTGACGAATCGGACAGTGATGACCCAGAggaataa